TTTTCTTCCAGCGCAACCCGAGGTGCCACGCAACTGGCTGGTGAGTTACTATCCATTATTGTCCAATAAGGGTCTAGTACAGGGAGTGAACACGATCGTTATTGACATTACTGAACGCAAGCAGGCGGAAGTCGCGCTGCGTGAAAGTGAACAAACTCTGCGACAACTGGTTGAAACGACCAAGATCCTGCCTTGGCAAGCCGACGCCCAGACGTGGAAATTCACCTATGTTGGCCCTCAGGCCGAAGAGCTTTTGGGTTATCCGTCCGAACAGTGGTATGAAAAAGATTTTTGGGCTGAACACATCCATCCGGAAGATAGGGAGTGGACCATAGACTTCTGCATGAAGTCCGCCGGTCTTTGCAAAGATTACGAATTTGAATACCGCATGCTGGCAGCAGACGGCCGAATCGTTTGGTTTCACGACCTGGTCAGCGTTGTGTCAGAAAATGGTAAACCGAAGCTCCTTCGTGGTTTTATGATAGACATCACCGAGCGCAAGCGGATCGAGAAAGCTCAGAAGGATTCGGAGGAGAAATTCCGCGCCCTGTTTACCCAGGCCCGGGATGGCATTGTCCTGGCGGATAGCGAGACCGGACTAATAGTGGACTGCAACCAAGAGTTTGAAGTCATAACCGGAAGGAACCTTGGACAGTTACAGGAGATGAAAATCTGGGAAATACGGCCTCCGGATAAAATGAAGATTGCAAAGCGAGACTTTTTTGCGATCCAGGAAAAAGGGGGGGCTGACGCGAGAGAATTGACCATCAAAAAAGCTGATGGACGTGTTGTACCAATTGAGTTTACAAGCAGTCGAATAAACATCGGAGGCAAACCTTACAACCAAAGTATTGTCAGAGACATCACCGAGCGCAAAGAATCCGAGCGTACTATCCAAAGAATGGAACAACTGGCCACGCTTGGCGAACTGGCAGCTAACATTGCGCATGAAATCCGCAATCCTTTAGCATCCATAAGTTTAAATGTGCAGTATATTTCCGACTATTGGGAATTACCGAAAACATTGGTGAAAAAGGTTGAAAATATCAATCTGGCCCTTTTGAGAACCCAGGATATAATTCGGGAAACTTTAGAGTTTGCTCGTCCCTCACCGCCAGACTTACGACAGGTAAATATACATAGGGTTATCGAGAGTAGTATTCGCTCAGTTACAAAAGAATATGAGCAAGCTGAAATTCAGATCAAAAAGAATTTTCAGGCCAAAGTTCCACAGGTTTTGATTGATGATAATAAAATTCTGCAAGTTTTGATTAATTTACTCCAGAATGCAAAAGACGCCTCGCCTAAAGGTGGCATCGTAACTATAGCGACCCGAGCGCGTACGAATGAACTGCAAGTTCAGATTAAGGATAATGGTGATGGTATTTCAGCCGAAAAGCTGGATAAAATATTCGAGCCATTTTACTCGACAAAAAAAACAGGGTTTGGCCTGGGCCTGGCAATTGTTGCACGTCTGGTCGAACAACATGGTGCTCATATCGACGTCAAAAGCCGTGTTGGTAAGGGTACGGAATTTACAATCACGTTTAAGAGGACGCTATAGTATTGCCGGTGAAGTTTGCATTTTTTTTGAAAAAAAATTACAATAGACAAATCCCAAATTTCAAATAAATCACAAGACCCAAAGTCGAAGTACCAAACCAGAGTACGGCGGGACAAAACAGGAGCGCTTACTCACGTTAACGAAAAGAAGTTTGGAACTTGGAGGTTGCAACTTGGAATTTATTTGCGATTTGAACATTTGGGATTTGGAGATTTGCGGCTTAGCCGCGTTAGAATCTCGTGCCGGGTTGTTGACAGGATACAAGAATGAAACGAGTTTTAATCATAGAGGATGATGAACTTTTCCGTGAGGCCATTCGGGACTACCTGACCGAAGATTACAAAGTGGACGAAGTTGGTTCGGCCAAAGAGGCCTTGAGCTTCCTGGCAGAAAGCGGCGCCGACGTTGCTTTGTTGGACATTAATCTGCCCGATATAGATGGTATTACGCTCTTGCCTCAAATCAAAAAAAACTGGCCTGTTCTCCCAATTATTATGATGACCGCTGTAGACGCAGTCCCGCAAGTGGTTGAAGCGATCAAGAAGGGAGCCTTTGATTATCTCGCCAAACCAATTAATGCTCAAGAACTGCTGGTTGCGATAGAACGCGCCATCGAAGCATCCGAATTGCAGGGTGAGGTGGCACAACGACGAAATCTACAGTTGGTGTCAAATAGGGCTGTTAGGCTTATAGGAACCAGCAAAGAAATTGAGAATTTACGATTAGAAATTGCCAAAGTTGGGCCATCCGACACCACGGTTCTCATTGAAGGCGAAACCGGCACAGGCAAGGAAGTAGTTGCGCGGGAGATGCATAGCGCCAGCACCCGCGCTGAAAAGCCTTTTGTGGCGCTTAATTGTGGCGCGATACCCAATGAATTGATGGAGTCTGAGCTTTTTGGGCACAAAAGAGGTGCTTTTACCGGGGCGCATAAAGATAGTGAAGGCAAATTTCGACTGGCACATCGCGGCACATTGCTCCTTGACGAAATTGGCGAGCTCTCTTCCGCCGCACAAGTTAAGCTCTTAAGAGCTTTGGAAGAATTCAATGCCATCGCGATTGGTGTATGGTACACAGATTTTGGGGCGCGGCCGGCGGTACTGGACGGATGCAAAATATGCTCCTCTGGAGAATCGGGTCAGTCTGCTGGCGCAAGCGGTGCTATTCAAAGGCGGAATCGGAGGCAGTCTACTTCGAAAAGTTTCGTAAGGCCTGTTTGAGCGATGATGAAGTCGGAGCGATGCGAAGTCTGATATCCCGGCTTGACGGGATAGCACCGGACAAAAGAGCCCCGCTTCAGCTGCTTTTGGAGGCCGGTGATACGGAGTTGACGCAGGGGATCAGACAACTGGAGACGAGACTTTTTGCAAATTCCGGAAATGGCATTCATGGTGATGCAGGGTCCGGGAGGAAGCTCTACCAGGCGGTTGCGCGCTTTCGAAAGAATTCGTCTTTTACGAAAGGCACAGTAAAATTCGGCAGACAGGCTTTGCTGCCTAACTTGAACCCGGGGACTAAATAATATGCTATGCTCGCAAAGTCGAAAAAGCAAAAGAGGCAACAAGTCTAAGAGTATTGTGCTCTTCGACAATTCGGCGCTTAGACTTTCGACTTCAAATTAAGGGATGGTATGAACATGACCCCATTCTTTGATGCGCTTGTCGAGGGTAATAAGTGGAGCGCCTATTTTCAAACTGGAAGCAGCAATGATTCTGTCCGCCGGATCTTTATGGAACTCACCAGGTAATCTGGTGGCTAAAACAGCAATTTCGGGAGTGAGCTCTATTAACTTGATGCCTTTGTATTTTAAAGCTTGCGCAATCCAATCCTGGACATCGATGCTGAACCTTAGCCGGTTTTTAGCAACCAGCATGGCTATTTCCCAGCAGGAGATAATACTTACACC
This sequence is a window from candidate division KSB1 bacterium. Protein-coding genes within it:
- a CDS encoding sigma-54-dependent Fis family transcriptional regulator, translated to MKRVLIIEDDELFREAIRDYLTEDYKVDEVGSAKEALSFLAESGADVALLDINLPDIDGITLLPQIKKNWPVLPIIMMTAVDAVPQVVEAIKKGAFDYLAKPINAQELLVAIERAIEASELQGEVAQRRNLQLVSNRAVRLIGTSKEIENLRLEIAKVGPSDTTVLIEGETGTGKEVVAREMHSASTRAEKPFVALNCGAIPNELMESELFGHKRGAFTGAHKDSEGKFRLAHRGTLLLDEIGELSSAAQVKLLRALEEFNAIAIGVWYTDFGARPAVLDGCKICSSGESGQSAGASGAIQRRNRRQSTSKSFVRPV
- a CDS encoding type II toxin-antitoxin system VapC family toxin, whose protein sequence is MIVLDTHIWFYFINDGPEKLPAKARKAIRDNDVLGVSIISCWEIAMLVAKNRLRFSIDVQDWIAQALKYKGIKLIELTPEIAVLATRLPGEFHKDPADRIIAASSLKIGAPLITLDKRIKEWGHVHTIP
- a CDS encoding PAS domain S-box protein; the encoded protein is MPKSSQEKIDTIIEFISALARGDVSHRLQRIDEDSNENDLDAITEGLNMLAEELEALQGRTKERTEKLDEELETTQEYLDTIILQMPAGLAILEGPDFKYSRINQELAGINGLSVEEHLGRPLAEVLPQAAKDIVPVLQKVLDTGEATPRREFSTRLPKVPDEIRHFIDSFFPIKGPDGEVKAVGVVVLDIGERKEAEMLLARTNEELERRVKERTEELQKALQASEMARQALVKSEKIAQAQLTEIDQFYKTAPVGLCLLDRDLRYLRINQQLADINGKSISEHIGKTIHEVIPDIAKIITGIYLKVIDSGEPIINSEVKGFLPAQPEVPRNWLVSYYPLLSNKGLVQGVNTIVIDITERKQAEVALRESEQTLRQLVETTKILPWQADAQTWKFTYVGPQAEELLGYPSEQWYEKDFWAEHIHPEDREWTIDFCMKSAGLCKDYEFEYRMLAADGRIVWFHDLVSVVSENGKPKLLRGFMIDITERKRIEKAQKDSEEKFRALFTQARDGIVLADSETGLIVDCNQEFEVITGRNLGQLQEMKIWEIRPPDKMKIAKRDFFAIQEKGGADARELTIKKADGRVVPIEFTSSRINIGGKPYNQSIVRDITERKESERTIQRMEQLATLGELAANIAHEIRNPLASISLNVQYISDYWELPKTLVKKVENINLALLRTQDIIRETLEFARPSPPDLRQVNIHRVIESSIRSVTKEYEQAEIQIKKNFQAKVPQVLIDDNKILQVLINLLQNAKDASPKGGIVTIATRARTNELQVQIKDNGDGISAEKLDKIFEPFYSTKKTGFGLGLAIVARLVEQHGAHIDVKSRVGKGTEFTITFKRTL